One window from the genome of Amaranthus tricolor cultivar Red isolate AtriRed21 chromosome 9, ASM2621246v1, whole genome shotgun sequence encodes:
- the LOC130823494 gene encoding myb family transcription factor PHL7-like: protein MDPVSNNPNLSSKQRLRWTHELHERFVDAVAQLGGPDRATPKGVLRVMGVQGLTIYHVKSHLQKYRLAKYLPDSSSEGKKTDWKESADLLYGPENSSGMEITEALKLQMEVQKRLHEQLEVQRQLQLRIEAQGKYLKKIIEEQQRLSKTIADVPGSGDSKSSLLMSDKYLGADSLKSDPETPPPISESPLGKNNKEYAVAKTLSLDESFSSHNEPLTPDSTSHDALTSENYIEERSAKKPCMANDDAFSSQEMLFTEQILESSTSQSLQQRHTIYVGEPFYPSALSVGKEDREKKL, encoded by the exons ATGGATCCTGTAAGTAATAATCCTAATCTGTCTTCAAAGCAACGACTCCGTTGGACCCATGAACTTCACGAACGTTTTGTTGATGCAGTGGCACAACTTGGTGGGCCAGATC GTGCTACACCCAAAGGTGTTCTTAGGGTCATGGGGGTACAGGGCTTGACAATATATCATGTCAAAAGCCATTTACAG AAATATCGCCTTGCGAAGTACCTTCCTGATTCCTCATCTGAAG GGAAGAAAACCGACTGGAAGGAATCTGCAGATTTGCTTTATGGTCCGGAAAATTCATC TGGCATGGAAATCACTGAGGCACTAAAGCTGCAGATGGAGGTGCAGAAGAGATTGCATGAGCAATTAGAG GTGCAAAGGCAGCTGCAATTACGAATAGAAGCTCAAGGCAAATACTTGAAGAAAATAATCGAGGAGCAACAACGCCTTAGTAAAACAATCGCAGATGTGCCTGGCTCTGGAGATTCTAAATCAAGCTTATTAATGTCCGATAAGTACCTCGGCGCTGATTCTTTAAAGAGTGACCCAGAAACTCCTCCTCCTATATCAGAGTCACCTTTAggcaaaaacaacaaagaatatGCAGTTGCTAAGACCCTATCTTTAGACGAGTCTTTCTCGTCTCATAATGAGCCATTGACACCCGACTCTACTAGCCATGATGCTTTGACATCCGAAAATTATATAGAAGAGAGATCAGCAAAGAAGCCATGTATGGCCAACGATGATGCCTTTTCAAGCCAAGAGATGTTATTTACCGAGCAGATACTGGAGTCGAGCACGAGTCAATCTCTTCAACAACGGCACACTATATATGTGGGAGAACCATTTTATCCTTCTGCTTTATCGGTTGGCAAGGAAGACCGAGAAAAAAAGCTATGA
- the LOC130824097 gene encoding serine/threonine-protein kinase D6PKL2-like, producing MASSNGTKVPVGSGVFPSKVSASTKSKQDLSDQFSQSVQITSNVGVSESKKCKSLRQNASTNSLSNKNKSSSLLGVEPSSTGLSPVEIDDRFSEDISIDQEKKISEYGSIKDSSVSGKTSGSAKTSGRLDFVESGKSSLCRGSTSTDVSDESSCSSFSSTISKPHKGNDLRWEAIQVVRARDGLLGLSHFRLLKRLGCGDIGSVYLAELSGTKCYFAMKVMDKASLASRKKLLRAQTEREILQSLDHPFLPTLYTHFETDKFSCLVMEFCPGGDLHTLRQRQPGKFFTEQAVKFYVAEVLLSLEYLHMLGIVYRDLKPENVLVRDDGHIMLSDFDLSLRCAVSPTLVKSTSNETDHSRKDPAYCVQPACIAPSCIQPSCVAPTTCFSPRFFTSRSKKEKKAKNETGNQVNPLPELMAEPTNARSMSFVGTHEYLAPEIIKGEGHGSAVDWWTFGIFLYELLFGRTPFKGSGNRATLFNVVGQPLRFPEAPAVSFAARDLIKGLLVKEPHHRLAYKRGATEIKQHPFFEGVNWALIRCATPPEIPKPVVIERAMAPPASSEKAALAMGDPEHKGSDNYLEFDFF from the exons ATGGCTTCCAGTAATGGCACTAAAGTTCCTGTAGGGAGTGGTGTGTTCCCTTCAAAAGTATCTGCCTCTACTAAATCAAAGCAAGATTTAAGTGATCAGTTTTCGCAATCGGTACAGATTACTTCTAATGTTGGAGTTTCTGAGAGTAAAAAGTGTAAATCTTTACGGCAAAATGCTTCAACCAACTCATTATCCAACAAGAATAAATCATCCTCTTTGTTGGGTGTTGAACCATCTTCAACTGGATTGAGTCCTGTTGAGATTGATGATCGATTTTCGGAGGATATTTCGATTGATCAAGAAAAGAAAATCTCAGAGTATGGAAGTATTAAAGATAGTTCAGTGTCTGGAAAGACTAGTGGGAGTGCCAAGACGAGTGGTCGGCTAGATTTTGTTGAGAGTGGTAAGAGTAGTTTGTGTAGAGGAAGTACGAGTACGGATGTGAGTGATGAGAGTAGTTGCAGCAGTTTTAGTAGCACCATAAGCAAGCCACACAAGGGAAATGATTTGAGATGGGAAGCTATTCAAGTAGTCCGGGCAAGGGATGGACTTTTGGGGTTGAGCCACTTTAGATTGCTCAAACGATTAGGATGTGGCGATATCGGTAGTGTATACCTTGCTGAGTTGAGTGGAACTAAGTGCTATTTTGCTATGAAAGTAATGGACAAAGCATCTTTGGCGAGTCGTAAGAAGTTACTCCGAGCTCAGACTGAACGAGAGATTTTGCAATCTTTGGATCACCCGTTTCTTCCTACACTGTATACCCACTTTGAGACAGACAAATTCTCTTGTTTGGTGATGGAATTCTGTCCTGGGGGAGATTTGCACACTCTTAGGCAGAGGCAGCCTGGGAAATTCTTTACGGAACAAGCAGTGAA ATTTTATGTAGCTGAAGTCCTCCTATCACTGGAATATCTTCACATGCTTGGGATAGTCTACCGTGATCTTAAGCCAGAAAACGTCCTTGTTCGAGATGATGGGCACATAATGCTCTCAGACTTTGATCTTTCCCTTCGCTGTGCAGTCAGTCCCACATTAGTGAAGTCAACCTCAAATGAGACTGATCATTCACGAAAAGATCCTGCTTACTGCGTACAACCAGCTTGTATTGCGCCTTCATGCATCCAGCCCTCGTGTGTAGCTCCCACGACATGCTTCTCACCGCGTTTCTTCACTAGCAGGTccaaaaaggagaaaaaagcAAAGAATGAAACAGGAAACCAAGTGAATCCACTGCCTGAGCTTATGGCGGAGCCAACCAATGCAAGGTCAATGTCTTTTGTCGGGACCCACGAGTACTTGGCTCCTGAAATCATCAAAGGTGAAGGTCATGGAAGTGCGGTTGACTGGTGGACATTTGGGATCTTTCTTTATGAGCTGTTGTTTGGTAGAACTCCGTTCAAGGGATCAGGGAATCGTGCCACCCTGTTCAACGTTGTGGGACAACCTCTCCGGTTCCCTGAAGCCCCAGCTGTAAGCTTTGCAGCAAGGGATCTAATAAAAGGGCTGCTCGTCAAAGAACCACATCACAGATTAGCGTACAAAAGAGGGGCAACGGAAATCAAGCAACACCCTTTCTTCGAAGGCGTAAACTGGGCACTGATTCGGTGTGCTACACCTCCTGAGATACCAAAGCCCGTTGTTATCGAAAGGGCAATGGCTCCTCCAGCCTCTAGTGAAAAAGCTGCTCTTGCTATGGGGGATCCAGAACACAAGGGTTCTGACAATTACCTTGAATTCGATTTTTTTTAA
- the LOC130824101 gene encoding nuclear transcription factor Y subunit B-6 → MDHHHHRGGFHGYRKQHPLSKSSSSEMRLTSEVLPAEMNHIRPTSNGKGVSHDMNNHTNNHHPYNNNNNNNNGFGNGNNNHSTSTDQDNNECTVREQDRFMPIANVIRIMRKILPPHAKISDDAKETIQECVSEYISFITGEANERCQREQRKTITAEDVLWAMSKLGFDDYIEPLTLYLHRYRELEGERGSIRTCEPLLKLSRAAMDQYAAFGPVFHIGPPPTHHPGYYGGPSSVNGYLKEATAVAGSDTNAHSQPSAVAATGGGSANSVASFEPYGQHK, encoded by the exons AAATGAGATTGACATCGGAGGTTTTACCGGCTGAGATGAATCACATACGCCCAACTAGCAATGGGAAAGGAGTATCACATGACATGAACAACCATACAAATAACCATCATCcctacaacaataacaataacaacaacaatgggTTCGGCAATGGAAATAACAATCACTCAACATCAACTGATCAAGATAACAATGAGTGCACTGTACGCGAACAAGACCGCTTCATGCCCATCGCCAACGTCATTAGGATCATGCGCAAGATTCTTCCTCCTCATGCCAAAATCTCCGATGATGCTAAGGAAACTATCCAG GAGTGTGTATCCGAGTACATCAGCTTCATAACAGGTGAAGCCAATGAGAGGTGCCAAAGGGAACAACGTAAGACCATAACTGCTGAAGATGTTCTTTGGGCGATGAGCAAGTTGGGATTCGATGACTACATCGAACCCCTCACACTTTACTTGCATCGATACAGGGAACTCGAAGGGGAGCGTGGTTCCATCCGCACTTGTGAGCCACTCCTCAAACTCAGCCGTGCTGCCATGGATCAGTACGCTGCATTTGGACCTGTCTTTCACATTGGACCTCCCCCTACTCATCACCCAGGCTATTATGGTGGCCCTTCTTCTGTTAATGGGTACTTGAAAGAAGCGACTGCAGTCGCTGGATCCGATACAAATGCACATTCCCAACCGTCTGCTGTCGCTGCTACTGGTGGTGGATCAGCTAATAGTGTTGCTAGTTTTGAGCCGTATGGTCAACACAAATGA
- the LOC130823493 gene encoding C2 and GRAM domain-containing protein At1g03370-like, which translates to MKLVVKVIEARNLPAMDLNGLSDPYVRIHMGKQRFRTKVIKKCLNPYWGDEFSFRVDDLSDELLISVLDEDKYFNDDFVGLVKFPVSKVFDAPDKSLGTCWYSLQPKSKKSKPKDCGDICLHIYLSQNSSSVELPAATSQMPGRNDNPKCELVSASSNSASRSPSPSRLEDTSVKNDELPSQKSDQAESFKSDLNEIKSDKLLSSVSFDELLKTMEGKDQGSDLPSNLPGGVVLDQLYSVSSSDLNSIVFSPDSKFPVALAEVQGRTELNLEQWEFENEMLKRQNTYLTAPSKLAKSVKAFETQTYKLANGNAFAVMVSISTPDVMYGSTFRVEFLYCITPGPELPSGEQSARLLISWGMNFVQSTMMKSMIENGARSAVKESFVQFSNLMPEYAKPVDLIGTGSQKDQALASLQTEPQSDWKLAVQYFVNFTVLSTIIIGIYAIVHICLTPVSAIQGLEFVGLDLPDSIGEVIVCSVLVLQAKRMFELVARFMQARSQKGGDHGIKAQGDGWLLTVALIEGSSLAAVDSSGFSDPYVVFTCNGKTRTSSIKFQKLDPKWNEIFEFDAMDEPPSVLEVEVFDFDGPFDAATSLGHAEINFLKANISELSDVWIPLQGKLALAWQSKLRLRIFLDDTRGGNAVRDYLEKMEKEVGKKINRRSPQTNSAFQKLFCLPPEEFLINDFTCHLKRKMPLQGRLFLSPRVIGFHASLFRHKTNFYFLWEDIESIQVASPNFFSIGSPIIVITLRKGRGLDAKHGARTQDEEGRLKFYFHSFVSFTMAQRTILVLWKARSLTPEQKVKIVEEDSETSGLQTEESGTFVGDDDVSMNEVYSSPLTVPMNFLIELFNGGEFDRRIMEKTGCLNYTCSPWESDKDVYERQVCYKFDKRISSYKGEVTSIQQKSPLPDRTGWLVEEVLTLHGIPLGDYFTLHVRYHIEDRSKGCFVKVLFGIAWLKSTKHQKRISKNILSNLVDRLKVMFAAIENEYVNAR; encoded by the exons ATGAAATTAGTAGTTAAAGTGATTGAAGCAAGAAATTTACCAGCAATGGATCTGAATGGGTTAAGTGATCCATATGTAAGAATACATATGGGAAAACAAAGGTTTAGAACTAAAGTTATCAAGAAATGTTTAAACCCTTATTGGGGTGATGAATTTAGCTTTAGggttgatgatttaagtgatgaatTGCTCATTTCTGTTTTGGATGAAGATAAATATTTCAATGATGATTTTGTGGGTCTTGTTAAATTCCCTGTTTCTAAGGTTTTTGATGCTCCTGATAAGTCTCTTGGTACTTGTTGGTACTCTTTGCAACCCAAGAGTAAAAAGTCTAAGCCCAAAGATTGTG GTGATATTTGCCTTCACATATATCTTTCTCAAAATAGTTCTTCTGTGGAGTTGCCTGCTGCAACTTCGCAAATGCCCGGGAGAAATGACAATCCAAAATGTGAGCTAGTTTCAGCTTCTTCAAATAGTGCCTCGAGATCGCCTTCTCCTTCAAGATTGGAGGATACTTCTGTCAAGAATGATGAATTACCGAGTCAGAAGTCTGACCAAGCAGAAAGTTTCAAATCCGACCTCAATGAGATTAAGTCGGATAAGCTGTTATCTTCGGTATCCTTTGATGAACTATTGAAAACTATGGAAGGAAAAGACCAAGGAAGTGATCTTCCCAGCAATTTACCTGGTGGGGTAGTTTTAGATCAGCTCTATTCAGTCAGCTCTTCTGATCTCAATTCTATAGTATTTTCGCCCGATTCCAAATTTCCTGTAGCCTTGGCAGAAGTTCAAGGTAGAACAGAATTGAATTTGGAGCAATgggaatttgaaaatgaaatgCTGAAAAGACAGAACACTTACCTTACGGCGCCATCAAAATTAGCCAAATCGGTAAAGGCTTTCGAGACCCAAACGTATAAACTAGCCAATGGGAATGCGTTTGCGGTTATGGTCAGCATCAGCACCCCAGATGTGATGTATGGGAGCACCTTTAGAGTGGAATTTCTCTACTGCATTACACCAGGGCCTGAGTTGCCATCGGGCGAGCAATCCGCACGTTTACTAATATCATGGGGGATGAATTTTGTTCAAAGCACTATGATGAAGAGCATGATTGAGAATGGAGCCCGATCGGCTGTTAAGGAGAGTTTTGTTCAGTTTTCTAATCTTATGCCTGAATATGCCAAGCCTGTTGATTTGATTGGCACTGGATCTCAAAAGGATCAGGCTTTGGCATCTTTGCAAACTGAACCACAGTCAGATTGGAAGCTGGCAGTTCAATACTTTGTTAATTTCACTGTGCTGTCAACCATTATTATCGGAATTTATGCTATTGTTCACATTTGCCTAACACCCGTTAGCGCTATTCAAGGGCTTGAGTTTGTTGGACTAGACTTGCCTGATTCAATTGGTGAAGTTATAGTATGCAGTGTCCTGGTGCTACAAGCTAAAAGAATGTTTGAGTTGGTAGCGCGATTCATGCAAGCCAGATCACAGAAAG GTGGCGACCATGGAATTAAAGCACAAGGAGATGGATGGCTTCTCACTGTTGCATTAATTGAGGGAAGCAGCCTAGCAGCTGTTGACTCAAGTGGTTTCTCTGATCCATATGTAGTCTTTACTTGCAACGGGAAAACTAGAACGAGCTCAATCAAGTTCCAGAAGCTAGATCCCAAATGGAATG AAATATTCGAATTTGATGCGATGGATGAGCCACCGTCAGTTCTAGAAGTCGaggtttttgattttgatggaCCTTTTGATGCAGCTACTTCTTTGGGTCATGCCGAAATAAATTTTCTCAAAGCTAATATATCAGAGCTATCAGATGTATGGATTCCTCTACAAGGAAAGTTAGCCCTGGCATGGCAGTCAAAACTGCGATTGAGGATATTTTTGGACGACACACGAGGTGGTAATGCAGTCAGAGATTACCTTGAAAAAATGGAAAAGGAGGTTGGGAAGAAG ATAAATCGGCGATCACCTCAAACGAATTCAGCATTTCAAAAACTATTCTGCCTTCCACCAgaagaatttttaattaatgatttcACTTGTCATTTGAAACGCAAAATGCCATTACAG GGACGTCTTTTCCTATCGCCTAGAGTAATAGGATTCCATGCTAGCCTATTTAGACATAAAAcaaacttctattttctctggGAGGACATAGAGAGCATTCAAGTTGCTTCACCTAATTTCTTTTCAATAGGTAGTCCGATCATTGTCATAACTTTGCGGAAAGGAAGAGGTTTAGATGCAAAGCATGGGGCAAGGACGCAAGACGAGGAAGGAAGGCTAAAATTCTATTTCCATTCATTTGTGTCTTTCACCATGGCACAAAG AACAATTTTAGTTCTTTGGAAGGCAAGGTCCTTGACTCCTGAGCAGAAAGTAAAAATAGTTGAAGAAGATTCTGAAACCTCCGGTCTTCAAACAGAAGAGAGTGGAACTTTTGTGGGTGATGATGATGTTAGCATGAACGAGGTTTATTCTTCTCCTCTGACTGTTCCG ATGAACTTCTTGATCGAGTTATTTAACGGAGGTGAATTTGATCGAAGAATTATGGAGAAAACAGGATGCCTTAATTATACTTGTTCTCCATGGGAATCGGACAAGGATGTATATGAAAGGCAAGTATGCTACAAATTTGACAAGCGCATATCTAGTTACAAAGGAGAAGTAACCAGCATACAACAAAAATCTCCTCTTCCCGATAGAACCGGTTGGCTTGTTGAAGAGGTTTTGACGCTCCACGGGATTCCTCTTGGCGATTATTTCACT CTCCACGTACGATACCATATTGAGGATAGATCAAAGGGTTGTTTTGTGAAAGTACTATTTGGAATTGCTTGGCTGAAAAGCACAAAACATCAGAAAAGAATCTCTAAGAACATACTTTCGAATCTGGTAGATCGTCTTAAAGTGATGTTTGCTGCTATCGAGAATGAATATGTGAATGCAAGATAA
- the LOC130824100 gene encoding DNA oxidative demethylase ALKBH2: protein MNIERIKGRVNKMAPKMETLNTEENKSDNGSGIASTTDNSLNFKNGIIGKQQSENEDRSFLLKGTKLETEINNNRITDLGNGSEIVYFPRFLSYDDAWRCFDYLNTQIPWTRPTIRVFGRSCVQPRDTCYVASEGLPKLVYSGYQPQPYSWHRFPLLLQLLRAVEEAISGSRYNSLLLNRYSGGNDYVGWHSDDESLYGPTPQIASLSFGCDRDFFLKKRPSKSSPSQVLEKKSKDEPVSKRLKRSNNTDQHSFTLKHGSLLVMRGFTQRDWIHSVPKRAKVDAVRINLTFRLVL, encoded by the exons ATGAATATAGAAAGGATAAAAGGGCGCGTGAACAAGATGGCGCCTAAAATGGAAACCCTGAACACGGAAGAAAACAAGTCAGATAATGGAAGCGGAATCGCATCAACAACTGATAATTCCTTAAATTTCAAGAACGGGATAATTGGAAAACAACAATCTGAAAACGAAGATAGATCGTTCTTATTGAAAGGAACAAAATTGGAGACAGAGATTAACAATAATCGGATCACAGATTTAGGAAATGGGAGTGAAATTGTGTATTTTCCCAGATTTTTAAGCTATGATGATGCTTGGAGGTGTTTCGATTATCTCAATACTCAAATTCCATGGACTCGTCCCACCATTCGAGTTTTCGGTCGTTCTTGCGTACAG CCTAGGGATACATGTTATGTTGCTAGTGAAGGACTTCCCAAATTGGTGTACAGTGGATATCAGCCTCAGCCCTATTCTTGGCATCGTTTTCCTCTTCTTCTACAGCTTCTTCGTGCG GTGGAGGAGGCGATTTCTGGAAGTCGGTACAACAGCTTGTTGTTGAATAGATATAGTGGTGGCAATGACTATGTTGGGTGGCATTCTGATGATGAATCTCTTTACGGGCCTACTCCACAAATTGCTTCCCTTTCTTTTGGGTGTGACCGTGACTTCTTTTTGAAGAAGAGACCCTCTAAATCGTCTCCTTCTCAAG TGTTGGAGAAGAAATCAAAAGATGAACCCGTGAGCAAACGGTTGAAGAGAAGCAACAACACCGACCAGCACTCATTCACATTAAAACATGGATCACTGTTGGTTATGAGAGGATTCACTCAGCGGGATTGGATACATTCTGTACCTAAGCGTGCTAAAGTTGATGCTGTTAGGATCAACCTTACCTTCAGGCTTGTGCTTTGA
- the LOC130824099 gene encoding WEB family protein At5g55860-like yields MVNIARTHTRRNSIGGSLSPKASELGEVDTKAPFQSVKDALSLFGVPSSSPPHVKTVFNKKSKPQPQPQPQEVSDDETQFHLALSELKKLKEQLIGAELKKRQAIPELQEAQRTLIDLQEKLKDVNASKKNILETAEALKERARKLEEDIALNDVYTQDIETIGEDYRAAILELDAVKQQLSNVHTEYEAALEAKTTSLRLFQEADAAADAHRLKVRNLNEQIATMQEALAKLKSCKTAEEEHQKVMNQKDKEISSRRLAKQELEREVLALQDEHRFLLADDQQAKLVETNAGILCLEEKVSKARVVHLEAQKAVKNELEVAKKSLERIAEENLCLQMSLESLKLEQEQVGKELSEQKVKIEESEALVNELKVELENEKKALELGLTSKTIAADGYDDMHVSIERLTMETEKAKKETEEMKKRIEEEEQQTCIIKEMIVDMRDKLASVLKRTEEARAAEKGAQEEIKAVKAEEPSVEISNGMMKVSAEEYNSLMKKINESENLAYIEITGKMRQIKTLLASQTEAKQKFEEVSKEIKELEMKEDEALKAAEMAEAAKIGLEAELHRRYRD; encoded by the exons ATGGTGAACATTGCACGAACACATACACGAAGAAATTCCATCGGAGGCTCTCTGTCTCCCAAGGCAAGCGAGCTAGGAGAGGTAGATACGAAAGCTCCATTTCAGTCGGTAAAAGATGCTCTTAGTCTTTTCGGTGTACCATCATCCTCTCCTCCTCATGTCAAGACCGTTTTTAACAAAAAGTCGAAACCTCAACCTCAACCTCAACCTCAG GAAGTTTCAGACGATGAGACACAGTTTCACTTGGCCTTAAGCGAGCTGAAGAAGTTAAAGGAACAACTGATAGGTGCTGAATTGAAAAAACGTCAAGCCATCCCTGAGCTACAAGAGGCTCAAAGGACTCTTATCGACCTCCAAGAGAAACTTAAAGACGTGAATGCATCCAAGAAGAACATTCTAGAAACTGCCGAAGCTCTAAAGGAAAGGGCTCGGAAGCTGGAAGAAGATATTGCCTTAAATGATGTTTATACACAAGATATCGAAACCATTGGGGAAGACTACAGGGCTGCTATTTTAGAGCTGGATGCTGTTAAACAACAGCTTAGCAATGTGCATACGGAATATGAAGCCGCGTTAGAAGCTAAAACAACTTCTTTACGCTTATTTCAAGAAGCCGATGCTGCAGCAGATGCGCATCGTTTGAAAGTCAGAAACCTGAACGAGCAGATTGCTACGATGCAGGAAGCGTTAGCGAAACTTAAGTCTTGTAAAACCGCAGAAGAAGAGCATCAGAAGGTTATGAATCAGAAAGACAAGGAGATTTCTTCGCGTAGACTTGCCAAGCAAGAGTTGGAACGGGAAGTGCTCGCTCTTCAGGATGAGCACCGGTTTCTTTTAGCTGATGATCAGCAGGCGAAACTTGTGGAAACTAATGCTGGAATTTTGTGTCTTGAAGAAAAAGTGTCGAAAGCTCGAGTTGTTCATTTGGAAGCTCAGAAAGCGGTGAAAAATGAACTAGAGGTTGCTAAGAAGTCGCTTGAACGGATAGCAGAGGAAAATTTATGTCTTCAAATGTCATTGGAATCGTTGAAGCTCGAGCAAGAACAAGTCGGAAAGGAATTATCGGAGCAGAAGGTTAAGATAGAGGAATCCGAGGCTTTAGTAAACGAACTCAAAGTTGAATTGGAAAACGAGAAAAAGGCGCTTGAATTAGGCCTTACGAGTAAAACTATTGCAGCAGATGGATATGACGATATGCATGTATCGATTGAGCGACTGACAATGGAAACCGAGAAAGCTAAGAAAGAAACCGAAGAGATGAAGAAGAGAATAGAGGAGGAGGAGCAACAAACGTGCATTATTAAAGAGATGATTGTCGATATGAGAGACAAGCTAGCGAGTGTCCTGAAACGAACAGAAGAAGCCAGAGCGGCAGAGAAAGGCGCGCAAGAGGAGATTAAGGCTGTTAAAGCCGAGGAACCTAGTGTCGAAATCAGTAATGGAATGATGAAGGTGTCAGCTGAGGAGTACAATTCCTTGATGAAGAAAATTAATGAATCCGAAAACTTGGCTTATATAGAAATTACTGGTAAGATGCGTCAAATAAAAACGCTTCTGGCTAGCCAAACGGAAGCAAAACAAAAGTTCGAggaagtttcaaaggagatcAAAGAACTCGAGATGAAAGAAGACGAGGCTTTAAAGGCTGCTGAAATGGCCGAGGCTGCAAAGATTGGTTTAGAAGCTGAACTACATCGAAGGTATCGAGACTAG
- the LOC130824098 gene encoding phosphoglycolate phosphatase 2, translating into MNSRSVQLLDSGNATLLFHSVDAFLFDCDGVIWKGDKLIDGVSDTLHFLRSKGKKLVFVTNNSTKSRKQYAAKFLSLGISVSEDEIFSSSFAAAMYLKSVEFPLDKKVYVIGGDGILEELSLAGITAFGGPEDGKKTIELKDNPFFAHDKTVGAVVVGLDPYINFYKLQYATLCIRDNPGCLFVATNRDAVGHMTDLQEWPGAGCMVAAVCGSTEKEPIVVGKPSTFMMDFLLKKFQIDTSRMCMVGDRLDTDILFGQSAGCKTLLVLSGVTTLPTLQDSSNNILPDLYTDKVSDLLQLLRP; encoded by the exons ATGAACAGCAGAAGCGTCCAACTTTTGGATTCCGGAAATGCGACGCTTCTCTTTCACTCCGTCGACGCTTTTCTCTTTGATTGCGACG GAGTTATATGGAAGGGGGATAAGCTCATTGATGGCGTTTCTGATACGCTACATTTCCTCAGATCAAAG GGGAAGAAACTGGTATTTGTGACGAATAATTCCACCAAATCGAGAAAGCAATATGCTGCTAAATTCCTTTCTTTGGGCATTTCTGTTTCTGAG GATGAGATTTTTAGCTCCTCTTTTGCAGCTGCAATGTACTTGAAATCTGTTGAGTTTCCTCTTGATAAAAAG GTTTATGTGATTGGTGGTGATGGCATCCTGGAGGAGCTTAGCCTTGCTGGGATTACAGCTTTTGGTGGCCCT GAAGATGGGAAAAAGACGATAGAATTGAAAGATAATCCGTTCTTTGCCCATGACAAGACT GTAGGAGCGGTTGTGGTTGGGCTGGATCcgtatattaatttttacaagCTCCA GTACGCAACACTTTGCATTCGTGATAATCCAGGATGCCTATTTGTCGCCACCAATCGGGATGCAGTGGGACATATGACTGATTTACAAGAATGGCCAG GGGCTGGATGTATGGTTGCAGCTGTCTGCGGTTCAACCGAGAAAGAGCCAATTGTTGTTGGCAAGCCTTCAACGTTTATGATGGATTTTTTGTTAAAGAA ATTCCAAATCGACACCTCGAGAATGTGCATGGTGGGTGATAGGCTAGACACCGATATTCTTTTTGGACAGAGTGCCGGCTGCAAAACACTTCTTGTTCTCTCTG GCGTGACGACACTGCCTACCCTTCAGGACTCATCAAACAACATCCTCCCAGATCTCTACACAGACAAAGTGTCTGATTTGCTTCAGCTATTGAGACCATGA